In bacterium, the following are encoded in one genomic region:
- a CDS encoding acireductone dioxygenase, producing MSLLKLFEEDNSKDCQEFTVFEEIAAKLREVRIHFERWTADRELTKDSTQEEILAAYDRPVRELMERCGFVTADVISVHPEMPNHPELRKKFLEEHTHSEDEARFFVDGCGLFYIHTNERVYAVLCERGDFIDVPAHTRHWFDMGPRPLLKAIRTFTTPEGWVADFTGSDIASRFPRFETLIAVPA from the coding sequence ATGAGTCTGTTGAAACTTTTTGAAGAAGACAATTCTAAGGACTGTCAGGAGTTCACGGTGTTTGAAGAAATCGCAGCAAAACTGCGCGAAGTCAGAATCCACTTCGAACGCTGGACCGCAGACCGGGAGCTTACAAAAGATTCGACTCAGGAAGAAATACTTGCCGCCTACGACAGGCCGGTGCGAGAACTGATGGAACGATGTGGATTTGTCACGGCAGATGTCATCTCGGTGCATCCGGAAATGCCGAATCATCCCGAGCTCCGCAAGAAATTTCTGGAAGAACACACCCACAGCGAAGATGAAGCTCGATTCTTTGTGGATGGCTGCGGCCTTTTCTATATTCACACGAACGAACGCGTCTACGCAGTCCTCTGCGAACGAGGCGATTTTATCGATGTACCGGCGCACACCAGACACTGGTTCGATATGGGTCCGCGACCGCTACTGAAAGCAATCCGGACGTTTACGACTCCTGAGGGTTGGGTTGCTGATTTCACAGGGTCGGATATCGCCTCCAGATTCCCAAGATTCGAAACACTCATCGCTGTTCCAGCATGA
- a CDS encoding methylthioribulose 1-phosphate dehydratase encodes MTTNDLRSEIVRISHLFYERRWSLATSSNYSARVDPNTVLITASGLDKGKLTEGDLLLIDLEGNPREESSQKASAETYLHCELYKHDPEIGAVLHTHSVFATVLSSLRNLLSVHGYEMLKALRGISTHLHTEHIPVFPNDQDMRSLAQMVLPYLEKKPGVHGFLIAGHGLYCWGRDLAEALRHTEAFEFLLECEYRKLMINDKG; translated from the coding sequence ATGACAACGAACGATCTACGATCGGAGATTGTACGGATCAGTCATCTCTTCTACGAACGCCGATGGTCACTTGCCACCAGCAGCAACTACTCTGCGCGCGTTGATCCAAATACAGTTCTGATTACAGCATCCGGATTGGATAAGGGAAAACTGACCGAGGGTGATCTATTACTGATCGATCTGGAGGGCAATCCGCGGGAAGAAAGTAGCCAAAAAGCATCGGCGGAAACATATCTTCACTGTGAGTTATACAAGCATGATCCGGAAATCGGGGCGGTTCTTCACACCCATTCGGTCTTTGCAACCGTCCTTTCCTCACTTCGCAATCTTCTCTCGGTGCATGGATATGAAATGTTGAAAGCGTTGCGCGGGATTTCAACACATTTACACACGGAGCACATCCCGGTTTTTCCAAACGATCAGGATATGAGATCTCTGGCTCAAATGGTCCTTCCTTATCTCGAAAAAAAACCGGGCGTACACGGTTTTTTGATCGCGGGCCATGGCCTCTACTGCTGGGGAAGAGATCTTGCGGAAGCCCTCCGGCATACGGAGGCATTTGAATTTTTGTTGGAATGCGAATACCGTAAACTTATGATTAATGATAAAGGTTAA
- a CDS encoding NfeD family protein → MMDAITWIWLIAGILLIATEFFLPGLVVCFLGLAAIIVAGLRWLGFFPGLMESFTVWFFTSIVLLLGLRHFLLRWIPSESTYSYTDEDVMALGSIVEVVQTVSDSNQQGRIRFAGTTWPAITREGTLLPGQKAKLLYRDNLVWVVESHQELSSSVEKES, encoded by the coding sequence ATGATGGATGCTATTACCTGGATCTGGCTGATTGCCGGTATCCTTTTGATCGCAACAGAATTTTTCCTGCCAGGACTGGTGGTGTGTTTTCTGGGTCTGGCAGCAATCATCGTTGCCGGACTTCGCTGGCTTGGTTTTTTCCCGGGCCTGATGGAGTCATTTACTGTCTGGTTTTTTACCTCGATTGTTTTGTTGCTTGGTCTTCGTCATTTTTTGCTGAGGTGGATCCCCTCCGAAAGCACTTATTCCTATACAGACGAGGATGTGATGGCTCTCGGATCGATCGTTGAAGTTGTGCAGACAGTCAGCGATTCTAACCAGCAAGGACGAATCCGGTTTGCAGGGACCACCTGGCCTGCTATCACGCGGGAGGGCACACTTTTACCCGGTCAAAAAGCGAAGCTGCTATACCGCGATAACCTTGTGTGGGTGGTTGAATCGCATCAGGAACTCTCTTCCTCAGTTGAAAAGGAATCTTGA
- a CDS encoding paraslipin yields the protein MFTTLITIPTLLLLFIVWKMFVVVPMREACIKERLGKFGGTLLPGFHFLIPFVDRIAYKHEMREQVIDVPPQVCITRDNVQVEVDGIVYFKVMDPVKASYGIGDYRLAGISLAQTTMRSEIGKLVLDDTFSEREKVNENIVREIDKASEPWGVKMIRYEIRNITPSKHMLETMEKQMEAERQKRAEITMALGQKESRINLSTGERQEAINLSEGEKQKRINEAVGKAKEIEILAEASARGIARIAAAIRKPGGKQAIKMRVLEQYIEEVGQIIRNANVTVVPQQMANMKAFFEGIGAITQGMSDHSTDDAIPAPPPLSSARARDIRRQS from the coding sequence ATGTTTACAACGTTGATAACGATACCGACGCTTCTGCTTTTGTTCATTGTCTGGAAAATGTTTGTTGTGGTGCCGATGAGAGAAGCGTGCATCAAGGAACGCCTTGGAAAGTTCGGCGGGACTTTGTTACCGGGGTTTCATTTTCTAATTCCATTTGTCGATCGCATCGCTTACAAACATGAGATGCGGGAACAGGTTATCGATGTGCCGCCGCAGGTTTGCATCACCCGCGATAACGTACAGGTGGAAGTGGACGGAATCGTATACTTCAAGGTGATGGATCCGGTAAAAGCGAGTTATGGAATCGGCGATTACCGTCTTGCCGGGATCAGCCTGGCACAAACAACCATGCGTTCTGAAATCGGCAAGCTGGTTCTGGATGACACATTTTCTGAAAGGGAGAAGGTGAACGAAAATATCGTGCGGGAAATCGATAAGGCTTCGGAACCGTGGGGTGTGAAGATGATCCGGTACGAAATTCGGAATATCACACCTTCCAAACACATGCTGGAAACGATGGAAAAACAGATGGAAGCAGAGCGCCAAAAACGCGCCGAGATTACGATGGCGTTGGGACAAAAAGAGTCACGCATCAATCTATCGACAGGAGAAAGACAGGAAGCGATTAACCTCTCCGAAGGAGAAAAACAAAAGAGAATTAACGAAGCTGTAGGGAAAGCGAAGGAGATCGAGATTCTGGCCGAGGCTTCCGCGCGCGGAATTGCCCGCATTGCCGCCGCAATTCGCAAACCGGGCGGAAAGCAGGCGATTAAAATGCGCGTGCTGGAACAATACATCGAAGAAGTTGGACAGATCATCAGGAATGCAAATGTGACCGTAGTCCCGCAACAGATGGCGAACATGAAAGCTTTCTTTGAAGGGATCGGCGCCATTACACAGGGAATGAGCGATCATTCAACCGATGATGCGATACCTGCGCCGCCGCCGTTAAGCTCCGCCCGTGCACGCGACATCAGGAGGCAATCATGA
- a CDS encoding paraslipin, translated as MNVFDFAVWGILALILVVKLVRSIRIVPTKSAYIVERLGKYSRTLGPGFHLLVPFFERVAYIQDLKEETINVPPQECFTTDNVQVEVDGVIYISVMDPVKASYGITDYRYGAIQMAQTTVRSIIGTLELDKTFEERDLINSKIVGVLNDVGMTWGILVHRYEVKNIVPPASVKNAMEQQMRAERERRALLAQSEGDKQSRVNNSEGLLQEAVNKSEGEMQKRINEAEGRAREIESIAGATAEAIEKLAAVITEEGGAEAVQLRLAQQYLHQLSGLAKPGTSVLLPADLMRLDHLLEDAGLKPKE; from the coding sequence ATGAATGTTTTTGATTTCGCTGTCTGGGGAATTCTTGCGCTGATTCTTGTCGTAAAACTTGTCCGTTCGATCCGCATCGTTCCTACAAAATCCGCATACATAGTGGAACGCCTTGGAAAATACAGCAGAACACTGGGTCCCGGTTTCCATCTGTTGGTTCCGTTTTTCGAACGGGTGGCATACATCCAGGATCTGAAAGAAGAGACGATCAATGTGCCGCCGCAGGAATGTTTCACAACGGACAACGTTCAGGTGGAGGTCGATGGCGTAATCTACATCAGTGTTATGGATCCTGTGAAGGCCAGTTATGGAATTACCGATTACCGTTATGGCGCAATACAGATGGCCCAAACCACCGTTCGTTCCATCATCGGAACGCTCGAACTGGACAAGACGTTTGAAGAACGGGATCTAATCAATTCGAAGATTGTCGGCGTATTGAATGATGTCGGTATGACATGGGGAATTCTGGTTCACAGGTACGAAGTGAAAAACATTGTGCCGCCTGCATCGGTCAAGAACGCAATGGAACAACAGATGCGGGCCGAACGGGAACGCCGCGCGCTGCTGGCCCAATCGGAAGGAGATAAACAGAGCAGGGTCAATAATTCGGAAGGGTTGCTTCAGGAAGCCGTAAACAAGTCGGAAGGAGAAATGCAAAAACGGATCAACGAAGCGGAGGGACGGGCGCGAGAGATCGAATCCATCGCCGGCGCTACGGCTGAAGCCATTGAAAAACTGGCAGCAGTCATCACAGAAGAGGGTGGCGCAGAAGCGGTTCAGCTGCGACTTGCTCAACAGTATCTTCACCAGCTGAGTGGTCTGGCAAAACCAGGGACTTCTGTGCTCTTACCGGCCGATTTGATGAGACTCGATCATCTCCTGGAAGACGCCGGTCTCAAACCAAAAGAGTAA
- the lepB gene encoding signal peptidase I translates to MSIAWKAKSAKFWQEWMKPLLVILIITSSFRSAIADWNDVPTGSMKPTIMEGDRIFVNKLAYDLKIPFTTSQVAHWNDPKRGEVVVLFSPFDGKRLVKRVVGLPGDKIELKDNQLYVNGKSVQYDSLDASVIREIPLEERSFFHFSTEDLSGRKHPVMITPGRPSLKSFDAIQVPANHYFVMGDNRDNSFDSRHFGPVNRGKIVGRAVGVSSPH, encoded by the coding sequence ATGAGTATTGCTTGGAAAGCTAAATCCGCTAAATTCTGGCAAGAATGGATGAAACCGCTTCTTGTCATTCTGATCATCACTTCTTCATTTCGTTCGGCCATCGCCGATTGGAACGATGTGCCGACCGGCTCGATGAAGCCGACAATCATGGAAGGGGATCGCATTTTTGTAAACAAACTCGCGTATGATTTGAAAATTCCATTCACCACTTCTCAGGTGGCTCATTGGAATGATCCCAAGCGCGGAGAGGTGGTGGTTCTATTCTCGCCATTCGATGGAAAGCGACTGGTGAAACGGGTCGTGGGACTTCCGGGAGACAAAATTGAGCTTAAGGACAATCAGCTTTATGTAAATGGGAAGAGCGTCCAATACGATTCACTGGACGCAAGCGTGATCAGAGAAATTCCATTGGAAGAGCGGTCCTTCTTTCATTTTTCAACAGAAGATTTGAGTGGACGAAAACACCCTGTGATGATCACACCGGGAAGACCTTCTTTGAAGTCGTTTGATGCGATTCAAGTTCCCGCGAATCATTACTTCGTGATGGGTGACAACCGGGATAACAGTTTCGATTCCCGGCACTTCGGCCCTGTGAATCGTGGCAAGATTGTGGGGCGCGCAGTCGGTGTGTCGTCGCCTCATTGA
- a CDS encoding DinB family protein: MKRFVLSILILTFSVFFADSSFGQETPSSGFRAEFLKQLDAVSEKIVELAEAVPAEKYSWRPSEGVRSISEVYVHIAAGNYFLMKFMGIQPPADFNRDMEKNITEKAQVIAAIKKSVEHLRQAALKTSDADLEKSVELFGQNTTYRDVFFTATMHLHEHLGQSIAYARMNGVVPPWSASN, encoded by the coding sequence ATGAAGCGGTTTGTTCTCTCAATTTTGATCCTTACTTTCTCAGTATTTTTTGCTGATTCTTCTTTCGGGCAGGAAACTCCTTCTTCCGGTTTCCGGGCCGAATTTCTAAAACAATTGGACGCTGTGTCGGAGAAGATCGTCGAATTGGCCGAAGCGGTCCCGGCTGAGAAATATTCTTGGCGCCCTTCCGAGGGAGTACGTTCCATCAGCGAAGTGTACGTTCATATTGCCGCCGGAAACTATTTCTTGATGAAATTCATGGGAATTCAGCCTCCTGCTGATTTCAACCGCGACATGGAAAAAAACATTACCGAAAAAGCTCAGGTGATCGCTGCCATCAAGAAGTCCGTGGAACATCTCCGCCAGGCAGCTTTGAAAACTTCGGATGCGGATCTCGAAAAATCGGTGGAATTGTTCGGGCAAAACACGACATACCGCGATGTATTTTTTACTGCAACCATGCATCTTCATGAACATCTGGGGCAGTCGATTGCGTACGCACGCATGAACGGCGTTGTTCCTCCCTGGAGTGCGTCGAACTAA
- a CDS encoding MerR family transcriptional regulator, whose amino-acid sequence MTGRTKEFLLSGELARLSGVSPDTIRYYERKGLIQRPERSQNRYRKYPVESLDRVRIIRSALAVGFTIAELSKIFQIRDRGGNPCHRVQQVAQEKLKAIEVQIKELIRAKQDLQSCVDEWESLLAHTGPGKRALLLEKLARKQNVQITPSSPLIPAGLKKKKEKRHE is encoded by the coding sequence ATGACCGGCAGAACGAAGGAGTTTTTACTTTCGGGAGAACTGGCGCGCTTATCGGGAGTCAGTCCGGATACCATCCGCTATTACGAGCGGAAAGGATTGATTCAGAGACCGGAACGTTCGCAAAACCGCTACCGCAAATATCCTGTCGAATCACTGGACCGCGTGCGCATCATTCGTTCGGCTCTGGCAGTAGGTTTTACGATTGCCGAGCTTAGCAAAATCTTCCAGATCCGCGATCGAGGTGGCAACCCGTGTCATAGAGTGCAGCAGGTTGCGCAGGAAAAGCTGAAAGCGATTGAAGTTCAAATCAAAGAACTCATCCGGGCGAAGCAGGATTTGCAGAGCTGTGTAGATGAGTGGGAGAGCCTCCTCGCGCATACCGGGCCAGGGAAGAGGGCTTTGCTACTGGAAAAACTTGCGAGAAAACAGAACGTTCAGATCACGCCATCCTCTCCACTGATTCCAGCAGGTCTGAAAAAGAAAAAGGAGAAACGCCATGAATAG
- a CDS encoding amidohydrolase family protein, whose product MIHSLRLLLLLTLAFTASAQEDSCLIDVHTHIGSFRGFEIGEKFLLENMNRYRVHYGLVSNLDGANLPRITKNLDELKTNLETVNFVKRHPEQFRGLFWARPKDGSASNLEKLLADENGIFVGVKFHPEFNQFNVEEERIQDYLKLCERYKLAAVFHSGRTGSNSDPQDIYALAREHPAVPFVLYHMGFFGPHDDAIRVAAEARKKQDAKIYLETSQADIGSVLTAIEQLGGAAVLFGTDATYFGRNHYGRYQELLKTLAEKLNSADYFRVTGGNAIRIFNLTELPKNRPCDDPQSEIAKMRGWPFALPRLQF is encoded by the coding sequence ATGATCCACTCACTTCGACTGCTTTTATTGCTAACTCTAGCGTTTACAGCATCTGCTCAAGAAGACTCTTGTTTGATTGATGTACACACACATATCGGCTCGTTCCGCGGCTTCGAAATCGGGGAAAAATTCCTGTTGGAAAACATGAATCGTTACCGGGTCCATTACGGATTGGTTTCGAATCTCGATGGCGCAAACCTTCCGCGCATTACAAAAAATCTGGATGAATTAAAAACAAATCTAGAAACAGTAAATTTTGTAAAGCGGCATCCTGAACAGTTTCGCGGCCTTTTCTGGGCAAGGCCGAAGGATGGTTCCGCGTCGAATCTCGAAAAACTGCTCGCGGATGAAAATGGGATTTTCGTTGGCGTCAAATTTCATCCGGAGTTCAATCAATTCAACGTAGAGGAGGAACGCATCCAGGATTACTTGAAATTATGCGAGAGATATAAGCTTGCAGCAGTTTTTCATTCGGGACGAACTGGTTCCAATTCCGATCCACAAGACATTTACGCGCTGGCAAGAGAACACCCCGCGGTTCCTTTCGTTCTCTATCATATGGGTTTTTTCGGCCCTCATGACGATGCAATTCGTGTAGCGGCGGAGGCACGAAAAAAGCAGGACGCAAAAATCTATCTCGAGACATCGCAGGCGGACATTGGCTCGGTCCTCACAGCGATCGAACAACTGGGCGGCGCCGCGGTCTTATTTGGGACTGACGCTACATACTTCGGGCGCAATCACTATGGTCGTTATCAGGAGCTACTGAAAACGCTTGCGGAGAAGCTCAACTCTGCTGATTATTTCCGCGTAACCGGCGGAAATGCGATCCGCATCTTTAATCTGACTGAACTTCCAAAGAATCGCCCGTGTGATGATCCTCAATCTGAAATCGCAAAAATGCGTGGATGGCCTTTCGCGCTTCCTCGCTTGCAGTTTTGA
- a CDS encoding pyridoxamine 5'-phosphate oxidase family protein: protein MVTESKIIQHPERAVPQEAANILQEGLVAHIGFTVMDRPHVIPVSYFYELSKPDRIYIHGGKTSRLMQHLASGAQVCVEVTLLDGLIYSRSAKYHSMNYRSMVCFGRGSAVDLIEEKAEILKKAIERYFPGRQEGKDYQKAPVEHLAATTLVEIRIEEWSAKAREGGPRGPMDADPGAEGTCGILLTALA, encoded by the coding sequence ATGGTTACCGAATCAAAAATTATCCAGCATCCGGAGAGAGCCGTTCCGCAGGAAGCCGCAAACATTCTGCAGGAGGGACTCGTTGCTCATATCGGATTCACGGTAATGGACCGTCCGCACGTAATTCCGGTTTCTTATTTTTATGAGCTTTCAAAGCCGGACCGGATTTACATTCACGGTGGAAAGACCAGCCGATTGATGCAGCACCTTGCAAGTGGGGCACAGGTTTGCGTTGAAGTGACTCTGCTGGATGGCCTGATCTATTCGCGGTCCGCGAAATATCACTCGATGAACTATCGCTCTATGGTTTGTTTCGGAAGAGGAAGCGCGGTCGATTTGATTGAAGAAAAAGCGGAAATCCTAAAAAAGGCTATTGAGAGATACTTTCCGGGCCGACAGGAGGGGAAGGATTATCAGAAAGCTCCGGTAGAGCATTTAGCCGCCACAACTCTGGTCGAAATCCGGATTGAGGAGTGGTCGGCAAAAGCGCGGGAAGGTGGACCGAGAGGTCCGATGGATGCAGATCCAGGCGCTGAAGGAACTTGTGGAATCCTTCTAACCGCACTGGCATGA
- a CDS encoding PLP-dependent aminotransferase family protein — protein MNIFGLDPHSAKPLYRQLYQELRSAVLEKRLVAGQRLPSTRALASQLKISRNTVLNAYEQLIAEGCIYGKIGSGNYVANISVAPATQESKTRKRILSKRGKILAETMVSLPSKHGAKFSFRPGTPALEMFPFPLWGKLLSRSLRRLRARDFHYGDAQGYLPLREAIAAYLNRSRGARCQADRVLIVSGSQQALDLCCRVFLDAADTVWMEDPGYKGARAALKTSGARVISVPIDEEGLQWKAIKNSQAPRCIYITPSHQFPLGITMSLQRRLALLEFAQKQKAWIIEDDYDSEFRYDGRPLAALQGLDQNDRVLYMGTFSKVMFAGLRLGYLIVPSDLVGAFANAKAVADRHSPILEQAALAEFISSGRFERHIREMRRVYARRQKQLVDSVNYFLRKDLQLQPGSAGMHLIGWLRKGLSDKAVSREAALHGIEVPALSFYSERELERDGLLLGYSALPPNRIVQGIEALANVIGGL, from the coding sequence ATGAACATTTTTGGGCTGGATCCTCATTCTGCGAAACCACTCTACCGACAGCTATATCAGGAGCTTCGGTCAGCGGTCCTAGAAAAACGTCTCGTCGCAGGGCAGCGTTTACCATCGACCAGGGCTTTGGCATCTCAGTTGAAGATTTCGCGGAATACGGTTCTTAACGCGTACGAGCAATTGATAGCGGAAGGCTGCATTTACGGAAAAATCGGATCAGGGAACTATGTTGCAAACATTTCCGTTGCACCCGCTACCCAAGAAAGTAAAACGAGAAAAAGGATTTTGTCGAAGCGCGGTAAAATTCTGGCCGAAACAATGGTTTCGTTGCCATCAAAACACGGAGCAAAGTTTTCATTCAGACCGGGAACGCCTGCGCTGGAAATGTTTCCGTTTCCGCTTTGGGGCAAACTTCTTTCCAGGAGCTTGCGCCGGTTGAGAGCGCGTGATTTTCACTATGGCGACGCGCAGGGCTATCTCCCATTGCGCGAGGCAATCGCTGCCTATCTGAATCGAAGCCGGGGCGCGCGGTGTCAGGCTGATCGGGTATTGATCGTGAGCGGATCGCAACAGGCATTGGATTTGTGTTGCCGGGTATTCCTTGATGCTGCGGATACTGTATGGATGGAGGATCCGGGATACAAAGGCGCCCGCGCCGCGTTGAAAACGTCCGGAGCCCGCGTGATTTCTGTGCCGATTGATGAAGAAGGATTGCAATGGAAAGCGATCAAGAATTCACAGGCGCCGCGCTGCATCTACATTACTCCCTCTCATCAGTTTCCGCTGGGCATCACGATGTCCTTACAGCGGAGGCTTGCGCTTTTGGAATTCGCGCAGAAACAGAAAGCGTGGATTATTGAAGACGATTACGACAGCGAGTTTCGTTATGATGGGCGGCCTCTGGCGGCTTTGCAGGGCCTGGATCAAAATGATCGTGTTCTTTATATGGGAACATTCAGTAAAGTGATGTTCGCGGGGTTGAGACTGGGGTATCTCATCGTTCCATCCGATCTGGTTGGCGCCTTTGCAAATGCAAAGGCTGTTGCGGACCGTCATTCTCCCATCCTGGAACAGGCAGCGCTCGCAGAATTCATCAGTTCGGGCCGTTTCGAACGCCACATCCGGGAAATGCGCAGAGTGTATGCAAGAAGGCAAAAACAATTAGTTGACTCTGTCAACTATTTTTTGCGCAAGGATCTGCAGCTCCAGCCTGGCTCCGCCGGAATGCATTTAATCGGCTGGCTGCGAAAAGGCCTCAGCGACAAAGCGGTATCCCGCGAAGCAGCATTGCATGGGATCGAAGTTCCCGCGCTATCTTTTTACAGCGAAAGAGAGTTGGAGCGGGACGGTTTGTTGTTGGGCTATTCTGCATTGCCTCCCAATAGAATCGTGCAGGGGATTGAAGCTCTGGCGAATGTGATTGGGGGACTATAA